Part of the Solea senegalensis isolate Sse05_10M unplaced genomic scaffold, IFAPA_SoseM_1 scf7180000015026, whole genome shotgun sequence genome, tcttgtgtctcctccttcacttctttctcttgtgtctcctccttcacttctcttgtgtctcctccttcacttctcttgtgtctcctccttcacttctttctctgttctcctctttcacttctttctcttgtgtctcctctttcacttctttctcttgtgtctcctccttccttctttctcttgtgtcttcttcacttctttctcttgtctcctccttcacttctttctctcgtgtctcctctttcacttctttctctctcgtgtctcctctttcacttctttctcttgtgtctcctccttccttctttctctcgtgtctcctctttcacttctttctcttgtgtctcctctttcacttctttctcttgtctctccttcacttctttctcttgtgtctcctccttcacttctttctcgtgtgtctcctctttcacttctttctctcgtgtctcctctttcacttctttctcttgtgtctcctctttcacttctttctcttgtgtctcctctttccttctttctcttgtgtctcctccttcacttctttctcttgtgtctcctcctcctctttcacttctttctctctcttgtgtctctccttccttcctttttctcttgtgtctcctccttcacttctttctcctgtgtctcctccttcacttcttcttcttcatctttctgcagctgaaaacactaacagagcAGTTTTCActcacaaactcaaacacacagatttaatgAAAGGAATCTaagcaacaaaaatgacaatttacagtttaaaagagcatcaaatttcaaaatttcaaatcaaaacaaactccAGGATTTCAAGGGCCTGTGTGAAGCCTGCAGATGATTAGAGGATgtttaggtgtgtgtgcgtctgtacCTTCAGTTTGACCTCCAGCTGCATCAGGTCATCACTCAGCTTTTAATGGGCGCATCATCTCTGAGTGTTTACTGACCGTCTTCTCAGAACCTCCGCCCTCCTCcaccctgaaacacacacacatgaagtgaTGCTAACTCTGTGCTAAGTCTACATGATGCATGGTAAATATGTAAACAAGAGCATGTATCCACACTGTTTTGACAGAATTTGCATTCGAGCAACTTGTTCTtgcaaataaagatgaaaacatgGATAAGTTGACAAAATCCATCCGCGTTTGCTCTGTTTTGGAGAAATTGTGCTTTGAGTGTTTTGTGACTCGGCTGTAGCACTTTACTAGCATAGCATGCTAATACATGCTAATACAGTTATACACAGAATGGTGAAGTTTAACAGTTAAGTGACATTTCAGCCTGGTTGACAATGACTCAGCGAAAAAAATCAAGGCGTTAGCCTGATGCTAAATTCACTCCAACTGCCTGTTGAGAGTTTCAGAGTCATTTCCttgtggatgaaaacattttctgaaaccTTTTCCAAATCGTTCCATTTCCATGTAGCTAGGAGCTAAATCTGCTAAAAGTCCGCTCCATGTGTTTGTTGCCACCCACCGTGCAGTCTGACGGCGAGCTCTGTGATCTGCACGatcctctcctcctgctgagGAACCGTCGGCCACACAAACTTCTCAAACTGTCGGTGAAGAACAGCCACGGCGTCTGTGCTGCAACACTCGCAGGAAAACTTGCTCACGCGGGCGATGGTGGCACTCGCGTCCTCACACCAGAACTGATACTGTTGATGGAAGAAGACGCAGCGTGAATGTGGCGTCGCtgacgtgatcatgtgatcacgCATGAACTGATGAGTGAAGGTCACCTCCTCCATGGCTTCCTGCAGTCTGCAGCTCATGTCCAGAGTTTTCTGGTGTTCACGGACGCTTCGCTCAAACTCCACCATCTGCCTCTCCAGCTGATTCAAAGCATTTTCCGTCTCCCGGGCCACGCCCCCctccttgacctctgaccccagcCGTGCTATCACACCCTGCAGTCGCTTCCTGAGAACCTGCAGGACCAGATCAGGATCAGAGGGAGTAAGAACACCTAGACACAGAGTGGACAGAAGACAGGTGGACATTTACCTGCAGCTTGTACTCGTACATCTCCACCTGCTGCCGCTGGTTCCTCGCGACCTTCAGGTTCCTGCCTCGGTCGTTCCTCTTCAGGTAGTTAAACTTCAGGTTGCTAaacttcttcttcagctccttAAAGGAGTCACGCAgctgaaaagagacaaaacaggaagtcaatcAGCTGAGCCTggaaaccacagaagaagaagaaggtttgGGTTACAGTCGGGGGACCACAGAGGGTGGACCCTACTGACTTTTGGTATTTCCCAAAAAGTTATGGTCTCCTCTGAATGAAGATTAATGACATCATGGATCCTCCGAGTCATCACTTCATGACCAAGATTCAATACCAACATCACAACCCGTCATGTACCAAAGGCGTGGCCTCACTAACatccaggtcacatgactccgTGTTGCCTGTGTTTACTGAAACATTTGTCATATTTAACATTTCTCTGGTCAAAACGTTGTATGAAAACATCTGACCCAAACCACGTATCAAATCAGCTCAGCGCTAGTTCATGGTCATCAGTTTCCATTGCTAAAGCCATGCTAATGCTGCTAACACagtaaaaaacattatttatcttCTTCATCTTAGGTCAGAGCTGTGTTAGCCGTGCTTAAGCTGAGCTTTAGCCGAGCTTTAGCCGAGCTTTATCTGAGCTTTATCCGAGCTTCAGCTCAGCATTGACGCGGCTGCATGTGGACGGACTTAGCTGAGGGTATTTTTAGAGCAGGAGGGTCTAAATCCAGCGGGACATTTCTGGTTGGGACAGGGGGAATAGCGGTGTCAGGTGACTGATCTGTCAGCtaaagacagctgagagacgcagacagacacaggggAGTGTGAAGTCAGAGGAGGCAGACCTCAGACCTCTGAGTCGTCAGGGGAAACCCAGGACAAGGAGCGAGAAAGAGGATTGTGAAAGTAGCAAAGGTTACCCAAATGTGGcaggaaaaacaggaagtgtccaaCAATTCACTCgacaggtgacttactaagagTGTGTGGAAACACAATCACCACAACAGTCCACAAACTACCAAAGTTGATTTAGAAAGACCACAGAAGGAGAACCTGAGAAGAACCAACAGTAGACAATACGAGAACAATCAGCAGATCCTGAAGAGATTAACACGTAGTATCAGAACTACAATACCTCATTTGAGGTAGTATATAACCCTTAGCAGCTGCAGGAGATCCATGAGGAGAAAAGCTATCTTGTTTCATTGTTGGTGGAATTCAGTACTCACTCTGGTCTCCTTGtctgaataaacaaaagaacaaacttGGTTTGGAGGTAAATCCAGATCATGACAGAGTGAACAGGTCGTGAATGTTGAGAAGAACAGAATCCAGGGTTTTTGATCCAGATGAACCAGGCGTTTCCGATGATGGGACCCAATCTATGACGAGCAGGTAAAGTTCACCATGGAATCCAGGTGCTTCTTCTCTCTAATGAAGGACAATCGTATAGAGATGTTTtggaagttttttttctgctccaaCACGACTGTgtcaaagcaaggactataaagacatgggtggactttgagtttggtgtgaaaTAACTTATCTGACcccacacagagccctgacctttaGCCCCATCCAGAACCTTAGGGATGAACCGGCACAGAGATTATGATCCAGACCTTTTCttccaacatcagtgtctgacctcatcaGTGCTCgacagaatgaatgaacacaaattCACATTGAAAAATTCACTTGAAAATCTGAAGGAAAGTCTTCAaagaagagtggaagctgttacagctgtggaggaggaacCAGCTCCATATTAAATGTATGTGGTTTGTTTACAGACTAAGAATCAGATCCTGACAACCGGTCAAGTTCTAAATCATCCGGTGACTCAGCACTGAGAACCCAGAGCAGGAACAGTTAATCCTTATTCCCTGTTCACGTCTGTGAAGCTCATCAGTCATCCTGATGCACCAGGACCACAAGAAACCAACAAACACCTGACACTGAATCtactcctgcagcagctgggaTGGTCAAAGGTCACCTAACTGCAGGAGAGGACTCGAGCCTGGATGAGTCATGGTTTGACTAAGACTGAAGATTCTTTTCATAaatcgattcatctgtggaTTCTTTTGTCAAACGTGggaatgacgatgttctcaaacgtcttgtttttgtccacaaaccacaatgatttctttgtttttatggagcaaagagaccagaaaatattcccatataagaagctgaaaaatcacagaaactggtttagattatttaaaaaaaatgatcaaatacaagattaatttagtaaatcATTCATAAGAACCCAGATCAGCTGGTTCCAGTGTTTACAGAACTTCTTAACACTGGTGGTTAATCCTAGCATCCTAGCTAATTCtgctaactagcaagctaatGCTGTCCACTCAATGAACAGgtacataaaaacatgtccacAGACACTAGTAGGGGGCAAACATTTGCTACTTGGAGCcgccattttattttttggagtTTGAACGAGTTCAAGATTTGGAATTACAACTGCAGGGAGCGCTGCGACTGAAACCGCTGACTCAGGACTGGAAAATGACAACCTCCAAGTTCATGTGGTCGCACTTTCACAAGTTAATATGCGAGTGTTGATACAATTttgttgaaattaaatgaaaatgtggttttttattaactgatttatatattttcactgtttttttgttgtttctaacTCTTCTGTGACCGTCCTGCCATCATGTGACCGTCATGTGACCGTCCTGTCCTCCTGTGACCGTCATGTGACCGTCATGTGACCGTAGTGTGACCGTCCTGTCGTCATGCAATCATCTCATTACCATTACTCCTGGACTGTTTGTCATATCTAGATCTGTCAGTCAGgctgtgactccgcctctctccctatgtcagctgagatgagcacagcgccccctgtggccCTCAGGTGGGGGAtacagtggtagaagatggatgaatgaatacatgaaagCAGAGAAGCAGAGCTTTAATCTCATGTTCTCGGACTTCAGAGGAACcagcgtccaatcacagatgAGATTCACCGCCACGTGTGTGACGTCATCTTCTGAGTAAACAGttaaataactgacagatatggaaagtgaacgTGATCTAAAATCTGGAATCTAAATGAATCCAGATTATTCTCATGatgtcataagagggttaaaacaaaatgtctgcctCTGTGAAAACAAAGGGTCAAAGAAAACtcaacttttaacttttcttcAGAGCTGAGTTTGTGAGTCACTGAGTCTGACACACAGCACcaggtgcatgatgggaaatacCCACCACCTTTATTTagcctctctcgctctctctctctctctttctctctctccctttcattcctgcagcagctgctgttcaGTGACTCACCACAGAAACCAGTGATGACGCACTCTCACCTACAGAGGGCGCCAGCGTCTCATCACACAACATCTTTGACTGaagcaaaaaacacaaaaataaatccttgatccaacaaatgaaataaaacacaacaaacagctaatgttgttgttttccagttGTTAGCATGATCATGTTAGCATCACCATGTTAGCAAGATCGCGTTAGTATCATCACGTTAGCATCATCACGTTAGCACGACTGTGGCTCTGTGACCTCACctggatgatgtcatcattgaGAAGGCAGAGCATCTCCTCATGACGAACGGCTTTGTTCAACCACGACGCGCAGAGAGACTCGAGAGACAGAAGGCGGcgctgcagctgctccacacTGAAACCTGACACCTGAGACCAGAACCACAACTTTACTGCAGCTCTACAGTACCAGAGagtactgtgtttgtgtgtgtacatacagtgtgtgcagcagcagcagcacaaatgtgCGTCTTCAGCGTTGAAAGCTTCTCAAACAGACTCTGGATCAGCTGTCGTTCTTCTCTGACTCGACTCAGCTCAGCTGGAGGCTTAGCGTATAACAGCGCCTCCAGCtggacacagaggaaacaacGGCAGTGCACAGTCAGTGACTCCGCCCCCCTGCTTCCTGTCAGGGTTGATCATAGAAGTGCACTGACCTGTTGGACAGTGAGATGGAAGCTGCTCGTCAGATCCAGGATCAACTCACTCTGCTCCACCTTCCTCTTCACCTTCTCATGGAGCTTCAGCAGCTTGGCCAgatcctccacctcctccttcacctccttcacctccttcacctccttcacctGCAGATGTTGCTGGACTCCTCTCACAGTCTTCCAGCTCTTCTTCATGTCAGCCACCTCTATGTCCAGTTGCTGGACAAAAGAAAACCGTGTATCTGATCAAACATCAGGTGAAGACCACTTCATAGTTTCTGTGTCTGAGTACAGAGGTCAACACATCTGTGACCCAGTGAGGACATCCACCAGGAGGGACAGACATGGACCCTTATTTTGGTTTTACTGGAACCAGAAGAACCATGTTCTCATGAACAGATCATGTCAGTGGAccagtgtttggaataacgcCGTTTAAAAGAACAGCGTTGGTAACAACGTTATTTTTTTAGTAACGgggtaatctaactaattacttttcccaTCGTTACAACGCTGTTAACGTTACTGGACGTAAAATGTGGTGCGttactatgcattgattgaataaactgtgtaatccgAAAGCACCCCTGGCTCAAAGCGGGTTAATAACACGTTAAGTGATTGGAGAATGGAGAGGCCCTGAGTCAGTGAGTCCCAGACCCTGTGGGCCCAAACACCCAGTAGTGCTACCAATACCAGGAATCCTCACTGTCCCGTTTTCcaaaaaacccaacaattctGACCGTCACAATCCCAGTCGACCCAAAGATCTAGAACCAATGCTATTGAGTACAAAAGACATCCCCAAAATCCACCAATCCAGAAGAACCAAAGGTCAAACACAAAGAGTCCAGATACCCAGCCAGCATGTCTACGTGGGACCCATGAGGGTTTGTGGGCATGGACTTGAAGAGAGCAAATGATGCAGGTCGCATGGTTTTAGTAACATGGGAAGCAAACAaaggtggggccaccatggaaaccacagacaaacccacttgggacccatataGTCCAAGACTAAGAACAATCTAAAAGAACTCTGTGGTCTCAACAATTGCAGTCCTCCTTGGTCTTAAACCTAATTAAAATCCACCCAGGCCCAATCGTCACCACAAAAGTAATGAAGCTACTAAATACCAGTCCAAACCGTCTACATAGTCCTCATTGtattctctgtcttctctgtcctcaatgtcctctccctctgtcctctccctCCGTCCTTTCTGTCCTCTCCGTCCTCAGAGCAGAGTCACCACTCACAGTAAAATGAGGTCTGGCCAGTTTGAAGCGCTCCAGCAACCTGGAGGCCTGCACGTCTGAATCCAGGTCCACTGAGGTACATGAGTCCAGCAGCTCAGAGACACAGGACAAGTCCTGCAGGTTCTGAAGACACACAGCAAGTAGATTtagtcagtgagtgtgtgagttcAGGACGCACTCAGAGGACGTGAGTCATGAGTCAGACGTTTAACAATTTATGGATTATCAAAGGAATATTCCAAAGGACTCATCCGTTTGAGTTCAGGACCTTTGTCCTCACGACACCTGATACCTTGAGCAGTCTGTCCTGGAACCTCCTGTAAGACTTCATGTCCCCCTGGTGGTGATGGATCTGGACTCTCTGCTGACTCCACAgctccttcacttcctgttcggtTCTGCTGAGCTTCTCGATCGTCTGCTGGACCACGGACACCAGAGACTGCAGGTCCAAGCCTGATCCCagcacctgacacacacacacacagtgacatttgaTCATCTAAATCTCTCAGCTCAAAAACATGGACTCCTGATGTCCTGGTTACCATGACGATGGTTTGGACATAGTTTTTTCCCAGTTCCTGAGTAGTGAGGAGCTTCTGTAGCATGTCCTGCCAGCAGATGTCAACCTGctccttttcctcctgctcctccttcttcttcagtggTGGCCAGGAACTGTTGGCAGACTCGAtgttctcctcttcttcacctgaCCTCCTCCTGGAGCTCCCTCTCAGTTCCTCCATCTGCTCCTCCACCTAGAAAACAACCGCAGCATCAGGatcaaatgtcacagtttaactTCAGCGCCTCACGGACCTGAGGAGAACCTGACCTGCTGAACCGTCCTGAGGAAGGAGACGTacggctgcagcagctgcaggttgGACTTGATCTTCAGGTTCAGACTCTGCAGCTCCTTCAGAACCACGTCAACTCGAGCAGCCAGTTCAGGACTCAGTGACCcagtggaggcagcagcaggttgtGCTGTTCCACATCTCTTCAGCTGATGGGTCAGGGTCTTCAGGACGGACAGCGGTCTACAGGATTCACTGTGAAGGCAGGGACCAGTTCTGCAGGATACATCTATAGGCAGAGCTCCGATCTGATCCAGGACCTGCTTCAGATTCTCTACGTCATGACGAGCAGACTGGACccacaaaataaaacccagaTCCAGAGACGAGTTACTTTCAGTTCAAGTCAAGACTTTAGACTCAAGTCTTTAAGCTTGAGTTTGAGTCAGGTTCTAAGTTAAGTCAGAATCTGGATGTTTTGAGCTGAAATGCATCATGGGAGATGTAGATGacaacaaactttatttaaacagacaaagaaacaccTGAAAAATCCCTATACTTTCCTCTGTTTgactttgactgtgtgtgtgtgtgtgtgtgtgtgtgtgtgtgtgtgtgtgttgtgtgtgtaccCTCCCAgcctgtgtgcttgtgtgtgtgtgtgtgtgtgtgtgtgtacctcacctgcctgtgtgtgtgtgtgtgtgtgtgtgcactagtAACCTGtcacagctttgtgtgtgtgtgtgtgtgtgtgtgtgtgtgtgtgtgtgtgtgtgtgtgtgtgtgtgtgtgtgtgtgtgtgtgagtgtagccTGTAcctcagcctgtgtgtgtgtgtgtgtgtgtgtgtgtgtgtgtgtgtgtgtgaggtatgtgtgtgtgtgtggtgtgtgtgtgtgtgtgtgtgtgtgttgtgtgtgtgtgtgtgtgtgtcagtatgcctcactgtgtgtacctgtgccagtgtgtgtgtgtgtgtgtgtgtgtgtgtgtgtgtgtgtgtgtgtgcacacttcaGCCTGTgtgcacagctgtgtgtgtgtgtgtggtaccaCCTGTGTGCTGTACCTGAGCCTGTTTGACAGCTtcgtgtagttgtgtgtgtgagtgtgtacctCAGCCTGTGTgcacagcttgtgtgtgtgtgtgtgtgtgtgtgtgtgtacctcagcctgttcatgtgtgtgttcagagcgTCCTCTGCTTCACAGGAGACATTGTCCTGGCGTCTGAACAGTTTGACAACAcactcctgctctgctgctacacacctgcaacacacacacacacacaccacacacaccacaccacacagcGCTGATAATGTGATGAATGCAGGCTTCCtcttttacatcataaataaaaaaaagtcaccttgTCCATGAGGAGTTCACAGGAAgacaacagctgctgctgattggCCGGGAGGACATTGTGGGCGTGGTTTCCTTCATCAAACGTCTCCTGCACCTGTAATctaccacagaagaagagagagaaaagctggtttaaacatgaacatgtttcaGAGTCTGTGGTCGTCAGCCTACCTGGTGGTTCTGTCTGATCCAGATCCAGGCTTGAGATCAGTTTCAGATGCCAGGTCTTTGCTCTTTGCTAATTTGGACTTGAACTGTAACTCCATAGTCCCCTCAGACCTGGGTCTGGACTCCTCTGAAGTCTGCAGGTCTGACCTGGATCCAGACAGCAGGTTTCTGATCTTTCCTGATACGGATCCAGGCTTTGTATCTGACCTGGATTCAGGTGGATCACCACAAAAGAGGATCTCCACTATCTCCTCTGAACTGGATTCAGACTCttggtctttgtttttctcagatATCGATCTGGGTATCGGATCAGAACTGGATCCTGACTCTAGGCTTCTGATTTGCTGTGGTCTAGACCCAGACTCGACATATGTGGTTTGTTGTGTTCTCAGTATGGGCATCTGTTCTAATCTAGATTCTGGCTCCATGTTTCTGGACTGCTCTGTTCCAGATTCAGACTTCATATCTGATGTGGACTCAGGCTTCGGGTAACTGGTCTCATGTGGTCTAAAACCAGGCATCAAACCAGCTGTCTGGTTTAATCTGAATCTGGATTGCAGCTTTCTGATCCTCTCTGATCTGGATCCAGGCTGCACATGAATCTCTTTGGTCTGTGATCTGGATTCAGACTGCaggtctttgtttttctctgatgtAGGTATCTGGTCCAATCTGGATtctgcatgcatgtttgtggactctCCTGATCTGGATTCAGATTTCATATCTGATGTGGACTCAGGCTGCACGTAGCTGGTCTCATGTGGTCTGGAACCAGGCATCAGAGCTGAAATGGATCTAGATGGACTGGTTTCATCGAGATCTGACTTAGATTCAGGGTCTGTGTCTGACTCGGATCCTAAATGGAGCTCCAAACTCTCTTCTAAACCGGATTCAGACTGCAGGTCTTTGCCTTTCCATGATGTAGGTTTCTGGTTCAATCTGGATTctgtctgcatgtttctggactctTGTGATCTGGATTTAGATTTCACATCTGATGAGGACTCAGGCTGCACATAACTGATCTCCTGGGACCTAGAACCAGGCCTTAGACCTGAAATGGATTCAGACTGACCATCACAGGTCTGCAATAATTTGGAATCTGAATTCACGTCTAATCTGAATCTGGACTGCAGGTTTCTGAAGTTCTCTAGTCTAGATCCAGACTTAGGCTGCAGATCTGCCTTCAATCCAGACGGAACATCTGTTCTGGATTCAGGATTCAGGTCGTTATTTTCCTCTGTTCTGAATTCAGGATTCCGGATTCTGGTTTGTTGTGATCTAGATCCGGACTTCACATGGTTTTTCACTGTAGTCTTCTCTACGATAGGTCCAGGCCTCACATCTGCTCTGGATCCAGATTCAAGGTCCCTAGGTTTTTCTGTTTTGGAATCTGACTGCAGGTCAGCACTTTTGAAAGATGTGGACTCAGGTggcaggttctggtccaggatGGGGGTCCAGACCTGGTTTGAGAAAGAGTGGACAGTTCAGAGTTAAAagatttcagtttcagttcacTTCTAGGCTGTTTAGAGGTTTTTAGGTCCTTTAAGGTCTTTGATTCATTTAAGCTGTTCAATATCAGAGGTCAGTGATTCTCTTACCTCAGGTCTGGACTTGTGGTCTTTCTTCAAGACCTGGTTCTCCAGCTGTTGGAGCTTCAGTCTGAGAGCCTGGTCCACCGTCCTCCTCCGGTCCTGCAGAgtctccagcagctcctccagctttAGCACCGCCCCCCAGCTGCCCTGGGAACTCTGGGTAAACGACGCAGTGAGAAGTCAAACTGTGCTAGATCCTGGTTTAttcatgaaatttaaaaaacaacatgaatcaAGTCCATTTCACCTGGTGTTCATGTTCCCAGTCGTCATCCTGCAGTACCGTCCCTCTCCTGTGGAGGGCCTCTGCCCTCTGCAGCAGCCGCAGCTTCTGCAGcagaacactgctgctgctcagaacTGTCAGGGACTTATCCAGAAGACCTGGACTCAGATTAAACCCAGTCTCAATCAGGTTAAACCAGATTAAACCCAGTTTTAATCAGGTTAAGTCCATATTAACTCAGTTTAGATTCATCTGTATTTAAACTAGTTTAAATCTGTTTCATTAGTTTGGATCACTTGAGGGAGGACCCACTTTTAATCAGTGAACTATCTCAGATTTAGACTAGTTTCCTCAGTCTAAATCAGTTCAATCTCAGTTTAATTTGTCTTGGATTAATTTAAAGcagactgaaacacacagtgaaactgttacctcacctctcctcatggtggcgcaggtgagtctgtgagagtctgtgctGATGTGAAGCTTCTCTGCCCTGTCCATGCTGAccacaaactacacacacacacacacacaggaaaacaacagcttCAGTCAGGATTAACCAGCAGGT contains:
- the LOC122761805 gene encoding uncharacterized protein LOC122761805 isoform X2, which codes for MTAGDPEDTGTCERRTGGQRGEGEDNMKCPPSFTTISTIAIQAGQSQLVVSVLQSGSLVHLQLVQVQPSLCEVGSDQEENRTLIQELQQLKDKLEKHEREVLAAVENGRQTEQRRRKEKQAQEVHKAMEASVSEGWSLLLRLLHRRQEVLLLASDFYCRALEFVVSMDRAEKLHISTDSHRLTCATMRRGLLDKSLTVLSSSSVLLQKLRLLQRAEALHRRGTVLQDDDWEHEHQSSQGSWGAVLKLEELLETLQDRRRTVDQALRLKLQQLENQVLKKDHKSRPEVWTPILDQNLPPESTSFKSADLQSDSKTEKPRDLESGSRADVRPGPIVEKTTVKNHVKSGSRSQQTRIRNPEFRTEENNDLNPESRTDVPSGLKADLQPKSGSRLENFRNLQSRFRLDVNSDSKLLQTCDGQSESISGLRPGSRSQEISYVQPESSSDVKSKSRSQESRNMQTESRLNQKPTSWKGKDLQSESGLEESLELHLGSESDTDPESKSDLDETSPSRSISALMPGSRPHETSYVQPESTSDMKSESRSGESTNMHAESRLDQIPTSEKNKDLQSESRSQTKEIHVQPGSRSERIRKLQSRFRLNQTAGLMPGFRPHETSYPKPESTSDMKSESGTEQSRNMEPESRLEQMPILRTQQTTYVESGSRPQQIRSLESGSSSDPIPRSISEKNKDQESESSSEEIVEILFCGDPPESRSDTKPGSVSGKIRNLLSGSRSDLQTSEESRPRSEGTMELQFKSKLAKSKDLASETDLKPGSGSDRTTRLQVQETFDEGNHAHNVLPANQQQLLSSCELLMDKSARHDVENLKQVLDQIGALPIDVSCRTGPCLHSESCRPLSVLKTLTHQLKRCGTAQPAAASTGSLSPELAARVDVVLKELQSLNLKIKSNLQLLQPYVSFLRTVQQVEEQMEELRGSSRRRSGEEEENIESANSSWPPLKKKEEQEEKEQVDICWQDMLQKLLTTQELGKNYVQTIVMVLGSGLDLQSLVSVVQQTIEKLSRTEQEVKELWSQQRVQIHHHQGDMKSYRRFQDRLLKNLQDLSCVSELLDSCTSVDLDSDVQASRLLERFKLARPHFTLRDSFKELKKKFSNLKFNYLKRNDRGRNLKVARNQRQQVEMYEYKLQVLRKRLQGVIARLGSEVKEGGVARETENALNQLERQMVEFERSVREHQKTLDMSCRLQEAMEEYQFWCEDASATIARVSKFSCECCSTDAVAVLHRQFEKFVWPTVPQQEERIVQITELAVRLHGGWQQTHGADF